Proteins from a single region of Ziziphus jujuba cultivar Dongzao chromosome 1, ASM3175591v1:
- the LOC107431816 gene encoding cytochrome P450 716B1: protein MNILFTIFLLLIPVFFLLTRWRRSSKRLPPGPLGIPIIGQSIGFLRAMRANSAEEWLQQRVRKHGPISKLTLFGKPTVFIHGQAANKFVFNGDSSMIANQQNESIRMILGDRNLTELSGNDHKRVRDALLLFLKPESLKQYVGKMDGEDRKHLEMHWNGKQQVTVLPLMKILTFNMICSLLFGIEKGARRDKFLECFKQMIEGMWSVPLNLPFTRYKRGLKASITVQKMLKEFIEEKRKELKQGNPSQRKDLISCLLSMRNEDNEEVLTEKEIIHNVMLAMAAGYDTTSVLLTFIVRFLANEPAIYAAVVQEQEEIANSKPSGEFLTWEDLAKMKYTWTVAMETLRMVPPVFGGFRKAVKDIEYGGYLIPEGWQIFWASSMTHMETSIFPEPSKFDPSRFEKQSPVPPYCFVAFGGGPRICPGNEFARIETLVAIHHLVTQFNWKLLADSSFCRDPAPVPAQGLPLQITSKKNY, encoded by the exons ATGAATATCCTATTCACTATTTTCCTGCTTCTCATCCCAGTCTTCTTTCTCCTCACAAGATGGAGAAGATCATCCAAAAGACTGCCTCCAGGTCCACTAGGAATACCTATTATTGGCCAAAGCATTGGATTTCTTCGAGCCATGCGTGCCAATTCAGCAGAAGAATGGCTGCAACAAAGAGTTAGAAAGCATGGTCCAATTTCAAAGCTAACCCTCTTTGGAAAACCCACAGTTTTCATTCATGGACAGGCTGCGAACAAGTTTGTCTTCAATGGTGACAGCAGCATGATTGCAAACCAGCAAAATGAGTCTATTAGGATGATTTTGGGCGACAGAAATCTAACAGAACTGAGTGGTAACGACCATAAACGTGTTAGAGATGCACTTTTATTGTTCTTGAAGCCAGAGTCGCTGAAGCAGTATGTGGGAAAAATGGATGGAGAAGACAGGAAGCACCTTGAGATGCATTGGAATGGCAAGCAACAAGTAACA GTCCTGCCACTGATGAAGATCCTCACATTCAACATGATATGCTCTCTTCTTTTTGGGATTGAGAAAGGAGCACGCAGAGACAAATTTTTGGAGTGTTTTAAACAAATGATAGAAGGAATGTGGTCAGTGCCTCTAAACTTGCCTTTCACACGCTACAAACGTGGCCTCAAGGCAAGCATAACGGTACAAAAAATGTTGAAGGAATTTatagaagagaaaagaaaggaacTCAAACAGGGAAATCCTTCCCAACGGAAAGACCTCATCTCTTGTCTGCTTAGCATGCGAAATGAAGACAATGAAGAAGTACTTACTGAGAAGGAGATTATCCACAATGTTATGCTAGCCATGGCTGCTGGGTATGATACTACATCAGTTCTGCTCACTTTCATTGTGCGGTTTCTAGCTAATGAACCAGCCATTTATGCAGCTGTTGTTCAAG AGCAGGAAGAGATAGCAAATAGCAAGCCTTCAGGAGAGTTTCTGACATGGGAGGACCTTGCTAAGATGAAGTACACATGGACGGTAGCAATGGAGACTCTGAGGATGGTTCCTCCTGTCTTTGGTGGCTTTAGGAAGGCTGTGAAGGATATCGAATATGGTGGTTACCTAATCCCCGAAGGATGGCAA ATATTCTGGGCTTCATCAATGACTCATATGGAAACTAGCATATTCCCAGAACCATCAAAATTTGATCCCAGTAGATTCGAGAAACAATCACCCGTACCACCCTATTGTTTTGTTGCATTTGGAGGAGGACCACGGATATGCCCTGGAAATGAGTTTGCAAGGATTGAAACTCTAGTTGCAATCCATCATCTGGTCACTCAGTTCAATTGGAAGCTACTAGCAGACAGTTCTTTTTGCAGGGATCCAGCACCAGTGCCAGCACAAGGATTACCCCTTCAAATCACGTCAAAGAAAAACTACTAA
- the LOC125418180 gene encoding beta-amyrin 28-monooxygenase-like has protein sequence MDALFTIFLLLIPVFLLLTRWRRSSKRLPPGSLGIPIIGQSIGLLRAMRANTADEWLQQRVREYGPISKLSLFGKPTVFIHGQAANKFVFNSDSSIITNQQTESLRMILGEKNIFELSGYDHKRVRDALLLFLKPESLKQYVGKMDGEIRKHLEMHWHGKQQITVLPLMKILTFNIICSLLFGIEQGTRRDKFLECFQQMIEGMWSVPLKLPFTRYNQSIKASIRVQNMIKELVQERRKELEQEGASPRKDLITCMLSIRNKDNEEILTEMEIVHNVMVSMVAGYDTTSGLLTFIMRFLANEPAIYAAVVQEQEEIVKSKPSGEFLTWEDLAKMKYTWKVALETLRMVPPVFGGFRKALKDIEYGGYLIPKGWQIFWASSMTHMDTSIFKEPSKFDPSRFEKQASVPPYCFVSFGGGPRICPGNEFARIETLVAVHHLVTKFNWKLLADNSYFRDPTPIPAQGLPVQISPKKPL, from the exons ATGGATGCCCTATTCACTATTTTCCTGCTTCTCATCCCAGTCTTCCTTCTCCTCACAAGATGGAGAAGATCATCAAAAAGGCTGCCTCCAGGTTCACTAGGAATACCCATAATAGGCCAAAGCATTGGCCTTCTCCGAGCTATGCGTGCCAACACAGCGGACGAGTGGCTGCAACAAAGAGTCAGAGAGTATGGTCCAATTTCAAAGCTAAGTCTCTTTGGAAAACCAACAGTTTTCATTCATGGACAGGCTGCAAACAAGTTTGTATTCAACAGTGACAGCAGCATCATCACCAATCAGCAAACTGAGTCTCTTCGGATGATTTTGGGTGAGAAGAATATATTTGAACTGAGCGGCTATGATCACAAGCGTGTCAGAGACGCACTGCTATTGTTCTTGAAGCCTGAGTCACTGAAGCAGTATGTGGGAAAAATGGATGGAGAAATCAGGAAGCACCTTGAGATGCATTGGCATGGCAAGCAACAAATAACA GTCCTTCCCCTGATGAAGATCCTAACATTCAACATAATATGCTCTCTTCTTTTTGGGATTGAGCAAGGAACACGAAGGGACAAATTTTTGGAGTGTTTTCAACAAATGATAGAAGGAATGTGGTCAGTGCCTCTTAAGTTGCCTTTCACACGTTACAACCAGAGCATCAAGGCAAGCATAAGGGTCCAAAACATGATTAAAGAACTTGTACAGGAGAGAAGAAAGGAACTCGAGCAGGAAGGTGCTTCTCCACGGAAAGACCTTATCACCTGCATGCTTAGCATCCGAAACAAAGACAATGAAGAAATACTAACAGAAATGGAGATTGTCCACAATGTTATGGTATCCATGGTTGCGGGATATGACACTACATCTGGTCTTCTTACTTTCATAATGCGCTTTTTAGCTAATGAACCTGCCATTTACGCAGCTGTTGTTCAAG AACAAGAAGAGATAGTTAAAAGCAAGCCCTCGGGAGAGTTTCTGACATGGGAGGACCTTGCTAAGATGAAGTACACATGGAAAGTAGCATTGGAGACTCTGAGGATGGTTCCTCCTGTGTTTGGTGGCTTCAGGAAGGCTCTGAAAGATATCGAATATGGCGGTTACCTCATCCCTAAAGGATGGCAA ATATTCTGGGCTTCATCAATGACTCATATGGACACTAGCATATTCAAAGAACCATCAAAATTTGATCCCAGTAGATTCGAGAAACAAGCATCAGTTCCACCCTACTGCTTTGTTTCATTTGGAGGAGGACCGCGGATATGTCCAGGAAACGAGTTTGCAAGGATTGAAACTCTTGTTGCAGTACATCATCTTGTCACTAAGTTCAACTGGAAGCTATTAGCGGACAATTCTTATTTCAGGGATCCCACGCCGATACCAGCACAAGGATTGCCAGTTCAAATCAGCCCAAAGAAACCACTGTAA